One Triticum dicoccoides isolate Atlit2015 ecotype Zavitan chromosome 4B, WEW_v2.0, whole genome shotgun sequence genomic window carries:
- the LOC119293278 gene encoding neurogenic locus protein delta-like: MGTCKELQVIIPFTNISPYECECNPGWSWPNVTLPLSSALPLPPHLFLSCTIPTCVSTPEFTCYKPKLPNAANTTLLDPCSYNDCGSEGTCVREEDLRFRCQCNPGATNVKSKPYMPCIKNCAIDDKGCPVSSSTAPPGSVSLKNRLRLSLLLASLAALHAVTV, translated from the exons ATGGGCACCTGCAAGGAGCTGCAGGTGATCATCCCGTTTACCAACATCTCTCCCTACGAGTGCGAGTGCAACCCCGGGTGGTCTTGGCCCAACGTCACCTTGCCATTGTCATCGGCATTGCCATTGCCGCCACACCTATTTCTGTCATGCACCATCCCCACAT GTGTATCGACACCGGAATTCACCTGCTACAAGCCCAAGCTGCCAAATGCCGCCAACACAACCCTACTTGACC CCTGCTCATACAACGATTGTGGCTCGGAAGGCACGTGCGTGAGGGAAGAGGACCTCCGGTTCCGGTGCCAGTGCAACCCCGGCGCAACCAATGTGAAAAGCAAACCTTACATGCCTTGCATCAAGAATT GTGCCATCGACGACAAGGGCTGCCCAGTTTCCTCTTCAACGGCGCCACCTG GCTCTGTTTCTTTGAAGAACCGGCTGCGGCTGTCGCTGCTGCTGGCCTCGCTTGCGGCGCTTCACGCTGTGACTGTGTGA
- the LOC119294813 gene encoding coatomer subunit alpha-3-like, producing the protein MLTKFETKSNRVKGLSFHPRRPWILASLHSGVIQMWDYRMGTLLDRFDEHDGPVRGVHFHATQPLFVSGGDDYKIKVWNYKTHRCLFTLTGHLDYIRTVQFHHEYPWIVSASDDQTIRIWNWQSRTCVAVLTGHNHYVMCASFHPKEDLVVSASLDQTVRVWDIGALRKKTVSPADDILRLTQMNTDLFGGVDAVVKYVLEGHDRGVNWASFHPTLPLIVSGADDRQVKLWRMNDTKAWEVDTLRGHMNNVSCVMFHAKQDIIVSNSEDKSIRIWDATKRTGIQTFRREHDRFWILAAHPEMNLLAAGHDSGMIVFKLERERPAFSVSADTVFYVKDRFLRFFEYSTQKEVQVAPIRRPGSVSLNQSPRTLSYSPTENAVLICSDVDGGSYDLYIVPKDSAGRADYLQEAKKGAGGSAVFVARNRFAVLEKSSNQVLVKNLKNEIVKKSPLPIATDAIYYAGTGNLLCKAEDRVTIFDLQQRLVLGELQSAGVKYVVWSSDMEYVALLSKHAVVIASKKLVHRSTLHETIRVKSGAWDENGVFIYSTLNHIKYCLPNGDSGIIKTLDVPVYITRVIGNNIFYLDRDGKNKLITVDASEYIFKLALLRKRYDHVMSMIKSSQLCGQAVISYLQQKGFPEVALHFVKDEKTRFNLALESGNIQIAVASAKEIDDKDHWYRLGIEALRQGNVGIVEYAYQRTKNFERLTFLYLITGYMDKVGFMCKIAGQNNNLMGQFHNALYLGDARKRAEILENAGQLPLAYVTAATHGLTEIAERLAAELGENVPSLPEGKTRSLLIPPAPLISSVDWPLLRVMRGIFEGGLDATGRAEVEEDDEAAGADWGDEDLDIVDASDAVANGGDGFDPEEGEANEEDGEEGGWDLEDLELPEAETPKAAGNARSTVFVAPTPGMPVSQIWTQKSSLAGEHAAAGNFDTAMRLLSRQLGIKNFAPLKPMFLDLHMGSHSYLRALATAPVISIAVEKGWSESSSPNVRGPPSLVFTFSQMEDRLKAAYKATTEGKFPEALRQFLSILHTIPLIVVDSRREVDEVKELIEIVREYVLGLRMELKRKELKDNVNRQQELAAYFTNCKLQRVHMRLVLSNAMALCYKQKNFATAEHFARLLLENSPNEVQAKKARQVQQQCNGKKDSHELNYDCRNPFVICGSTYVPIYRGQKDISCPYCGSRFVPAIEGQLCTICELAVVCADASGLLCSPTQTR; encoded by the exons ATGCTGACCAAGTTCGAGACCAAGAGCAACCGGGTCAAGGGCCTGAGCTTCCACCCGCGGCGGCCATGGATCCTCGCCAGCCTCCACAGCGGGGTGATCCAGATGTGGGACTACCGCATGGGCACCCTCCTCGACCGCTTCGACGAGCACGACGGCCCCGTCCGCGGCGTCCACTTCCACGCCACCCAGCCCCTCTTCGTCTCCGGAG GTGATGATTATAAGATCAAGGTGTGGAATTACAAGACACACCGCTGCTTGTTTACGCTTACTGGGCATCTCGACTACATTCGTACTGTTCAATTCCACCATGAGTACCCATGGATCGTGAGTGCCAGTGATGACCAGACAATCCGGATCTGGAACTGGCAGTCACGTACTTGTGTGGCTGTGCTCACGGGGCATAATCACTATGTCATGTGCGCGTCCTTCCACCCCAAGGAGGACCTGGTTGTGTCAGCATCGCTAGATCAGACTGTCCGTGTTTGGGATATTGGTGCCCTGAGGAAGAAGACGGTGTCACCTGCAGATGACATCCTGCGTCTCACTCAGATGAACACTGATCTGTTTGGGGGCGTCGATGCGGTTGTGAAATATGTCTTGGAAGGCCATGACCGTGGTGTCAACTGGGCATCATTTCACCCTACACTGCCACTCATTGTTTCTGGGGCTGATGACCGGCAAGTGAAGCTGTGGAGAATGAATG ATACCAAGGCTTGGGAAGTTGATACTTTGAGGGGGCACATGAATAATGTGTCGTGTGTGATGTTCCATGCGAAGCAAGACATCATTGTGTCCAACTCAGAGGACAAAAGCATTCGCATTTGGGATGCCACAAAGCGAACTGGTATTCAGACATTTAGGCGGGAACATGACCGTTTCTGGATCCTTGCTGCCCACCCTGAAATGAATCTTCTTGCTGCTGGTCATGACAGTGGCATGATTGTGTTTAAATTAGAGAGGGAACGCCCAGCTTTCAGCGTGAGTGCTGATACTGTGTTCTATGTGAAGGACAGATTCCTCCGGTTCTTTGAGTACTCCACCCAGAAGGAAGTTCAGGTGGCTCCAATAAGAAGACCAGGATCTGTCAGCTTGAACCAGTCACCCAGGACACTATCTTATAGTCCAACTGAAAATGCTGTGTTGATCTGCTCTGATGTGGACGGGGGCTCATATGATCTGTACATTGTTCCTAAAGATTCTGCTGGCAGGGCTGATTATTTGCAAGAGGCAAAGAAGGGAGCTGGTGGCTCGGCTGTTTTTGTGGCACGGAATAGGTTTGCTGTCCTTGAGAAGAGTAGCAATCAAGTTTTGGTGAAGAATCTTAAGAACGAAATTGTGAAGAAGAGTCCTCTTCCTATTGCGACTGATGCAATTTATTATGCTGGGACTGGTAATTTGTTGTGCAAAGCTGAAGATCGTGTGACCATCTTTGATCTACAACAAAGGCTAGTTCTTGGTGAACTCCAGTCAGCTGGTGTTAAATATGTAGTTTGGTCCAGTGACATGGAGTATGTTGCACTGCTGAGCAAGCATGCAGTAGTTATAGCTAGCAAGAAGCTTGTCCATCGCTCTACACTGCATGAAACTATTCGTGTGAAAAGTGGTGCCTGGGATGAGAACGGTGTTTTTATTTACTCTACTTTGAACCATATCAAATACTGTCTTCCCAATGGAGATAGTGGGATCATAAAGACCCTTGATGTCCCTGTTTACATAACAAGGGTTATTGGGAACAACATTTTCTATCTTGATCGTGATGGAAAGAACAAGCTGATAACAGTTGATGCTTCTGAATACATTTTCAAGCTCGCCCTTCTCCGGAAACGTTATGACCATGTTATGAGTATGATTAAGAGCTCACAGCTGTGTGGGCAGGCAGTGATTTCATATTTGCAACAGAAAGGGTTTCCAGAAGTTGCTCTCCACTTTGTGAAAGATGAAAAGACAAGATTCAATCTAGCTCTTGAAAGTGGTAACATCCAAATCGCAGTGGCTTCTGCAAAAGAGATTGATGACAAGGATCACTGGTACAGATTGGGAATTGAGGCCCTGAGGCAGGGGAATGTTGGTATTGTGGAATACGCATACCAGCGGACAAAGAATTTTGAGAGGCTGACATTTCTGTATCTTATTACTGGTTACATGGACAAGGTTGGCTTCATGTGCAAAATTGCCGGACAGAATAACAATTTGATGGGTCAGTTCCACAATGCATTGTATCTTGGCGATGCTAGGAAGCGAGCTGAGATCCTGGAGAATGCTGGACAGCTTCCTCTTGCCTACGTCACTGCTGCCACTCATGGTCTCACTGAAATTGCTGAAAGGCTTGCTGCTGAGTTGGGTGAGAATGTTCCTTCTCTACCTGAAGGAAAAACTCGCTCACTCTTGATTCCGcccgcacccctcatatccagcgttGATTGGCCATTGCTCCGGGTGATGCGTGGCATATTTGAGGGTGGACTGGATGCTACTGGGAGAGCAGAagttgaggaagatgatgaagctgCTGGTGCTGACTGGGGTGATGAGGACTTGGATATTGTGGATGCAAGTGATGCAGTGGCAAATGGGGGTGATGGTTTTGATCCCGAGGAAGGTGAAGCGAACGAGGAGGATGGTGAGGAAGGTGGTTGGGATCTTGAAGATCTGGAATTGCCTGAAGCTGAGACCCCAAAAGCTGCTGGAAATGCTCGCTCCACTGTGTTTGTTGCTCCTACACCAGGAATGCCTGTCAGCCAAATTTGGACTCAGAAATCTTCTCTTGCTGGGGAGCATGCAGCAGCAGGCAACTTCGACACTGCAATGAGGTTGCTCAGCCGCCAGTTGGGCATCAAGAACTTTGCTCCCCTGAAACCCATGTTTCTCGATCTTCATATGGGCAGTCATTCATATCTTCGCGCACTTGCAACTGCTCCCGTTATATCAATTGCTGTTGAGAAAGGTTGGAGTGAGTCCTCAAGTCCTAACGTGAGGGGCCCTCCTTCACTAGTTTTCACCTTCTCACAAATGGAAGACAGACTCAAGGCAGCCTACAAAGCCACAACCGAGGGGAAGTTCCCAGAAGCGCTGAGACAGTTCCTCAGCATCTTGCATACCATTCCCCTGATCGTGGTGGACTCGCGGAGAGAAGTTGATGAAGTGAAGGAGTTGATCGAGATAGTGAGGGAATATGTTCTTGGTCTAAGAATGGAACTCAAGAGGAAGGAATTGAAGGACAACGTCAACCGGCAACAGGAACTGGCGGCCTACTTCACCAACTGCAAGCTCCAGAGGGTTCACATGCGCCTTGTGCTCTCGAACGCCATGGCTCTATGCTACAAGCAGAAGAACTTTGCGACCGCAGAGCACTTTGCGAGGCTGCTCCTTGAGAACAGCCCTAACGAGGTCCAAGCGAAGAAGGCTCGGCAGGTGCAGCAGCAGTGCAACGGCAAGAAGGACAGCCATGAGCTCAACTATGACTGCAGAAATCCGTTCGTCATCTGTGGCTCGACGTATGTTCCCATCTACCGCGGCCAAAAGGACATCTCGTGCCCATACTGCGGATCCCGGTTTGTTCCTGCCATTGAAGGGCAGCTTTGTACCATATGCGAGCTGGCTGTGGTCTGCGCGGACGCCTCGGGCCTCCTGTGCTCCCCTACACAGACGAGATGA
- the LOC119294814 gene encoding HMG-Y-related protein A-like: MIVEAIASLREPNGSSQAAIARRIEAAHGAGGDLPPSHPALVAAHLSRMSAAAELVAVAGGKYALPPPPSSSPVEEEDMEAEVGEEDDESSDDAPLLLPPPPPAKRGRGRPPKVRPPGYYPVGAPAIIGAPPSDGLAVAVAVATAPRRRGRPPKPRDPDAPPKIPRPRGRPRKNPLPDGMAPVPRPGSAAAKPRPQFAEVGFV; this comes from the coding sequence ATGATCGTGGAGGCCATCGCGTCGCTCCGGGAGCCCAACGGCTCCAGCCAGGCCGCCATCGCGCGCCGCATCGAGGCGGCCCACGGCGCCGGCGGCGACCTCCCGCCGTCGCACCCCGCGCTCGTCGCCGCGCACCTCTCCCGcatgtccgccgccgccgagctcgtcgccgtcgccgggGGCAAGTACGCGCTCCCCCCGCCGCCCTCCAGCTCCCCcgtcgaggaggaggacatggaggCGGAGGTGGGGGAGGAGGACGACGAATCCTCCGACGacgcgccgctgctgctgccgccccCGCCTCCCGCCAAGCGCGGCCGCGGCCGGCCCCCGAAGGTGCGCCCGCCAGGCTACTACCCCGTGGGGGCTCCCGCCATCATCGGCGCCCCTCCTAGCGACGGactagccgtcgccgtcgccgtcgccaccgcgccgcgccggcggggccgcccgcccaagccgcGGGACCCAGACGCGCCGCCCAAGATCCCGCGCCCGCGCGGCCGGCCGCGCAAGAACCCGCTCCCGGACGGCATGGCGCCGGTCCCGCGGCCCGGCTCCGCCGCGGCCAAGCCGCGCCCGCAGTTCGCCGAGGTCGGCTTCGTGTGA